A window from Variovorax sp. PBL-E5 encodes these proteins:
- a CDS encoding branched-chain amino acid ABC transporter permease, translating to MDLSIAGILLLDGSSNGAIYALLALAIVLVFAVTRVILVPQGEFATYGALTLAMLQLGRVPGTVWLLLALALGVSALDGVDALRHRRSAARVASAFLQPLAVPLPVVLISLWAAAQQMPLMLQSLLTLAIVTPLGPLLYRVAYEKVADASVLVLLIVSVGVHFAMTGLGLGFFGAEGFRAPSFWDTDFRFGAVLLSGQAVIIFMVSIALMVGLWLFFERTLRGKALRATAVNRLGARLMGISTVGAGRLSFTLAAFIGALAGLLIAPTTTMAYDTGFLIGLKGFVAAIFGGLASYPGAALGALFVGLLESFGSFWASSFKEVIVFTLILPVLLWRSFKHGPDEEEE from the coding sequence ATGGACCTGTCCATCGCCGGCATCCTGCTGCTCGACGGCAGCAGCAACGGCGCGATCTATGCACTTCTCGCGCTGGCCATCGTGCTGGTGTTCGCGGTCACGCGCGTGATCCTGGTGCCGCAGGGCGAGTTCGCCACCTACGGTGCACTGACGCTCGCCATGCTGCAGCTCGGCCGCGTGCCGGGCACGGTCTGGCTGCTGCTGGCGCTGGCGCTCGGGGTGTCGGCGCTCGACGGCGTCGACGCGCTGCGCCATCGCCGCAGCGCGGCCCGCGTGGCCAGCGCTTTCCTCCAGCCGCTCGCGGTGCCGCTGCCGGTGGTGCTGATCAGCCTCTGGGCCGCGGCGCAGCAGATGCCGCTGATGCTGCAGAGCCTGCTGACGCTGGCCATCGTCACGCCGCTCGGGCCGCTGCTGTACCGCGTGGCCTACGAGAAGGTCGCCGACGCGAGCGTGCTGGTGCTGCTGATCGTCTCGGTCGGCGTGCACTTCGCGATGACCGGGCTCGGCCTCGGCTTCTTCGGCGCCGAGGGCTTTCGCGCACCGAGCTTCTGGGACACGGACTTTCGCTTCGGCGCCGTGCTGCTGTCGGGGCAGGCGGTGATCATCTTCATGGTCTCGATCGCGCTGATGGTCGGTCTCTGGCTCTTCTTCGAGCGCACCTTGCGCGGCAAGGCGCTGCGCGCGACGGCCGTCAACCGGCTGGGCGCGCGGCTGATGGGCATCTCGACGGTCGGTGCCGGCCGGCTGAGCTTCACGCTCGCCGCCTTCATCGGCGCGCTGGCCGGCCTGCTGATCGCACCGACCACCACGATGGCCTACGACACCGGCTTCCTGATCGGCCTGAAGGGCTTCGTCGCCGCGATCTTCGGCGGCCTCGCGAGCTATCCGGGCGCCGCGCTCGGTGCGCTCTTCGTCGGCCTGCTGGAATCCTTCGGCTCCTTCTGGGCCAGCTCCTTCAAGGAAGTGATCGTGTTCACGCTGATCCTGCCGGTGCTGCTGTGGCGCAGCTTCAAGCATGGGCCGGACGAGGAGGAGGAATGA
- a CDS encoding class II aldolase/adducin family protein has protein sequence MQTDIVGQAQALCPEGMHPQEWQARVELAACYRVFDQLGWTELVFNHITVRLPGDRPAFLINPFGLNYEEVSARNLVKVGHDGVPLEPTPHHVNRAGFVIHSAVHAARPDAHCVMHTHTTAGMAIACKREGLGHDDFYGAELFGDVAYHDFEGITVHDDEGPRLVASLGARRVMILRNHGMLVTGGNVFNAFRWMWTLQRACEVQVMADSLRGPNVPLTDEVRVACARDARAFEPKEALERMLFTSVLRRGRIDAASLV, from the coding sequence ATGCAAACAGACATCGTGGGCCAGGCCCAGGCGCTGTGCCCCGAGGGCATGCACCCCCAGGAATGGCAGGCGCGCGTCGAGCTCGCGGCGTGCTACCGCGTCTTCGACCAGCTGGGTTGGACCGAGCTGGTGTTCAATCACATCACGGTGCGGTTGCCCGGCGACCGGCCCGCCTTCCTGATCAATCCTTTCGGCCTCAACTACGAAGAGGTCAGCGCGCGCAACCTCGTCAAGGTCGGCCACGACGGCGTGCCGCTCGAGCCGACGCCGCACCATGTCAATCGCGCGGGCTTCGTGATCCACAGCGCCGTGCATGCGGCGCGGCCCGACGCGCATTGCGTGATGCACACCCACACCACGGCTGGCATGGCGATCGCGTGCAAGCGCGAGGGCCTGGGGCATGACGACTTCTACGGCGCCGAGCTGTTCGGCGACGTGGCCTATCACGATTTCGAGGGCATCACCGTGCACGACGACGAAGGCCCGCGCCTGGTCGCGAGCCTGGGCGCCAGGCGCGTGATGATCCTGCGCAACCACGGCATGCTGGTCACCGGCGGCAATGTCTTCAATGCCTTCCGCTGGATGTGGACGCTGCAGCGCGCCTGCGAGGTGCAGGTGATGGCCGACAGCCTGCGCGGCCCCAACGTGCCGCTCACCGACGAGGTGCGCGTCGCCTGCGCGCGCGACGCCCGCGCCTTCGAGCCGAAGGAGGCGCTGGAACGCATGCTGTTCACCAGCGTCCTGCGGCGCGGCCGCATCGACGCGGCCTCGCTGGTCTGA
- a CDS encoding RNA polymerase sigma factor — protein sequence MHNAAPQPTTADPGNASDLELARRAAGGDTPAFECIMRRHNQLLFRTARSILKTDEETEDALQDAYLSAWRAIGSFREDARLSTWLARIVINESLGRLRRRGAQVIPLDTAIDSSGESAESSVADDPDRQPERLAMREEIRQLMERRIDRLPDMYRTVFMLRAVQEMSVAETAIALELPEATVRTRFFRARSLLREGLSRDFDLAVGDAFSFDGARCDRIVARVLATLSAERGSPRP from the coding sequence ATGCACAACGCCGCCCCCCAACCCACCACCGCCGATCCGGGCAATGCCTCGGACCTCGAACTCGCGCGCCGCGCTGCCGGCGGCGACACGCCGGCCTTCGAGTGCATCATGCGGCGCCACAACCAGTTGCTGTTCCGCACCGCGCGCAGCATTCTCAAGACCGACGAGGAGACCGAGGACGCGCTGCAGGACGCCTACCTGAGCGCCTGGCGCGCGATCGGCAGCTTCCGCGAGGACGCGCGGCTTTCGACCTGGCTGGCGCGCATCGTCATCAACGAATCGCTCGGGCGCCTGCGCCGCCGCGGCGCGCAGGTGATCCCGCTCGATACCGCCATCGATTCGAGCGGCGAGTCCGCCGAGTCCTCGGTCGCGGACGACCCCGACCGCCAACCGGAGCGACTCGCCATGCGCGAAGAAATTCGCCAGCTGATGGAGCGCCGCATCGACCGGCTGCCCGACATGTACCGCACCGTGTTCATGCTGCGCGCGGTCCAGGAGATGAGCGTCGCCGAAACCGCCATCGCGCTGGAATTGCCCGAAGCCACCGTGCGCACCCGCTTCTTCCGCGCCCGCAGCCTGCTGCGCGAAGGCCTGTCGCGCGACTTCGACCTCGCGGTCGGGGACGCATTCTCTTTCGACGGCGCGCGCTGCGATCGCATCGTGGCGCGCGTGCTG